In the Leptotrichia sp. oral taxon 847 genome, one interval contains:
- a CDS encoding CGGC domain-containing protein, with amino-acid sequence MDLSKIKLVIIIQCEIAKRRCSGYHCSQSFYERSGGFSKYPMEQNIRLLMFQCGGCNGKGVNSLLSNVNKCIKKEGKITPEEVAIHFASCVTLDNHHSSRCMFLNHMKQQVLKTPFRDSLILEDTWYSKTATRRRAEGIYKSNKN; translated from the coding sequence ATGGATTTATCAAAAATTAAATTAGTTATAATAATTCAATGTGAAATTGCAAAAAGACGCTGTAGCGGGTATCATTGCAGTCAATCATTTTACGAGAGAAGCGGGGGATTTTCAAAATATCCGATGGAACAAAACATAAGGCTTCTTATGTTTCAATGTGGAGGATGTAATGGAAAAGGAGTAAATTCCCTTTTGTCAAATGTAAATAAATGTATAAAAAAAGAAGGGAAGATCACGCCTGAAGAAGTGGCTATACACTTTGCTTCCTGTGTTACGCTAGATAATCATCATTCTTCCAGATGTATGTTTTTAAATCATATGAAACAACAAGTTTTAAAAACTCCTTTTAGAGATTCACTTATTTTAGAAGATACTTGGTATTCTAAAACTGCGACTAGAAGGCGCGCAGAAGGTATTTATAAGTCAAACAAAAACTAG
- a CDS encoding SIMPL domain-containing protein (The SIMPL domain is named for its presence in mouse protein SIMPL (signalling molecule that associates with mouse pelle-like kinase). Bacterial member BP26, from Brucella, was shown to assemble into a channel-like structure, while YggE from E. coli has been associated with resistance to oxidative stress.), with the protein MKKVQFIIISTILSFGLIVSAALIANAIDKTNKLDNRITVKGVAEKRIKSDKALIKIIISDKDENLDNLKKEIDGKEKVIIEKLKNLKISENDYNIENLKIQPNYDKTKEKTSQNEEASILANRILDYDGQEIISIVTGDIDKVKGFYENLLELKLQMENIEITKPEYVITNIEKYKKDLLIDATKNAEYRAIQMLKVNGNEINGLKNMTQGQFELLKDNEDILNKDDEQQNQIYKKCV; encoded by the coding sequence TTGAAAAAAGTACAATTTATAATAATTTCTACAATATTATCTTTTGGGTTGATTGTGTCGGCGGCGCTAATTGCAAATGCAATTGACAAGACAAATAAACTGGATAATAGAATTACAGTAAAAGGAGTTGCCGAAAAGAGAATTAAATCGGATAAAGCTCTTATTAAAATAATAATTTCAGATAAAGATGAAAATTTGGATAATTTAAAAAAAGAAATAGATGGGAAGGAAAAAGTTATAATTGAAAAATTAAAAAATTTAAAAATTAGTGAAAATGATTATAACATTGAAAACTTAAAAATTCAACCTAACTACGATAAGACGAAAGAAAAAACTTCTCAAAATGAAGAAGCTTCGATTTTGGCTAACAGGATTTTAGATTATGATGGACAGGAAATTATATCAATTGTAACTGGAGATATTGACAAAGTAAAGGGATTTTATGAAAATTTATTGGAGTTGAAATTGCAGATGGAAAATATTGAAATTACAAAACCAGAATATGTAATTACAAACATTGAAAAATATAAAAAAGATTTGTTGATTGATGCAACAAAAAATGCAGAGTACAGAGCAATTCAAATGTTGAAGGTGAATGGCAATGAAATAAACGGACTAAAAAATATGACGCAAGGACAGTTTGAGCTATTAAAAGATAATGAAGACATCTTAAATAAAGATGATGAGCAGCAAAATCAAATTTATAAAAAATGCGTCTAG
- the efp gene encoding elongation factor P, with protein MKPAAELRQGSTYRKDNIPYLILKAERHQSTSGKRQRAAEVKFKTKELISGKIQEITVLATELMDDIILDRNQMQFLYESDGDYNFMDQETFEQIALTAEDLGDAVNFLEEEMIIQVLMYEGRPVGVELPNTVIREITYTEPGLKGDTIGRATKPATLANGYSLQVPLFVVIGDKIKIDTRTGEYIERAN; from the coding sequence ATGAAACCAGCAGCAGAATTAAGACAGGGAAGTACATACAGAAAGGACAACATACCATATTTAATACTAAAAGCTGAAAGACACCAATCCACTTCAGGAAAAAGACAAAGAGCGGCAGAAGTAAAATTTAAAACAAAAGAATTAATTTCTGGAAAAATTCAAGAAATTACAGTACTTGCTACCGAACTTATGGACGACATCATTTTAGATAGAAATCAAATGCAATTTTTGTACGAAAGCGATGGAGATTACAACTTTATGGATCAGGAAACTTTTGAGCAAATAGCATTAACAGCAGAAGATTTAGGAGATGCAGTAAATTTTTTAGAAGAAGAAATGATTATTCAAGTATTGATGTATGAAGGAAGACCGGTTGGTGTGGAACTACCTAATACGGTAATTAGGGAAATCACTTACACTGAGCCAGGATTAAAAGGAGATACGATCGGAAGAGCAACAAAACCTGCAACACTTGCAAATGGTTACAGTTTACAGGTCCCTTTATTTGTCGTAATTGGAGATAAAATCAAAATTGACACAAGAACTGGAGAATACATCGAAAGAGCAAATTAA
- a CDS encoding DUF4298 domain-containing protein, giving the protein MDKSADIFREVNLALDKLEKNFSDYRKLDEYYSSKNWFSDANDYNNGNLPQDLKCGVLSEDAAYDLFGDSHELAIRMVEIAAKMLRR; this is encoded by the coding sequence TTGGATAAATCGGCAGATATATTTAGAGAAGTGAATTTGGCGCTAGATAAATTAGAAAAAAATTTTTCGGATTATAGAAAATTGGACGAGTATTATAGCAGTAAAAATTGGTTTTCGGATGCAAACGATTACAATAATGGTAATTTGCCGCAGGACTTAAAATGCGGGGTTTTGAGTGAAGATGCGGCTTATGATTTGTTTGGGGATAGTCATGAGCTAGCGATTAGAATGGTGGAAATTGCGGCGAAGATGCTTAGAAGATAG
- a CDS encoding endonuclease/exonuclease/phosphatase family protein: MKKKIIKGLIFIIFILGLFSCSKKKNVDLDLGSGINRSENTVLIASFNALRLGEKQKDYLAFAKILANFDLIGIEEVMNEKGVKKVKAQLEKLTKQKWEYIISEHSVGSENYREFYAYIYRKNKFLEAKPLGFYEEKDENEFMREPFGAYFKSGNFDFVYIIAHSVFGDKEKQRLIEASNYANVYEYFSKLTDEDDIIIAGDFNMSADSLAFKNLSEKYNVSYILDPKENPTTLSDTKLVSSYDNFFINRKKTKEFTGNSGVCNFIKNDNYAAIKKYVSDHLLIFSEYYTTGE; the protein is encoded by the coding sequence GTGAAAAAAAAGATAATAAAAGGGTTAATATTTATAATTTTCATTTTAGGTTTATTTAGCTGTTCAAAAAAGAAAAATGTGGATTTAGATTTAGGAAGTGGAATTAATCGGAGTGAAAATACAGTTTTAATTGCTTCGTTTAATGCGTTAAGACTTGGAGAAAAGCAAAAGGATTATTTAGCGTTTGCAAAAATTTTGGCAAATTTTGATTTGATCGGGATAGAAGAGGTTATGAACGAAAAAGGTGTAAAAAAAGTGAAAGCTCAATTGGAAAAATTGACAAAACAAAAATGGGAGTACATCATCTCGGAACATTCTGTGGGAAGTGAGAATTATCGAGAATTTTATGCTTATATTTACAGAAAAAACAAATTTTTGGAAGCAAAACCGCTGGGATTCTATGAGGAAAAAGATGAAAATGAGTTTATGCGGGAACCTTTTGGCGCATATTTTAAAAGTGGAAACTTCGATTTTGTCTACATCATAGCACATTCAGTTTTTGGAGATAAAGAAAAACAAAGACTTATCGAAGCTTCAAATTATGCGAATGTCTACGAATATTTTTCAAAACTCACAGACGAAGATGATATTATTATTGCTGGAGATTTTAACATGTCTGCGGATAGCTTAGCTTTTAAAAATTTGTCTGAAAAATACAATGTTTCATATATTTTAGATCCAAAGGAAAACCCAACAACATTATCGGACACAAAACTTGTAAGTTCATATGACAATTTTTTTATTAATCGTAAAAAAACAAAAGAATTTACTGGAAATTCTGGAGTTTGTAACTTTATAAAAAATGATAATTATGCTGCAATTAAAAAATATGTGTCAGATCATTTATTAATTTTTTCCGAATATTATACGACGGGTGAATGA
- a CDS encoding PTS transporter subunit EIIC, whose translation MNKYHDDAVKLLKLVGGKENVVAVTHCATRMRFSLADEKEANPKEIGQLDSVKGTFTNAGQFQVIVGNDVGDFYKEFIDVSGIQAASKEDVKKAAMKQQPLLQRMVAHLAEIFVPLIPALVAGGLMLGIGNFLQANLPFLGGKSFKDVSELARVILFFTDWIGGAVFGMLPVLVCWSTVRKFKGNEALGIVLGLMLVAGTMLNAYVYGNISSSKELAGAGVHLKDILINGSAKYAHLFGGKDPFNVEAGKHVLNLGFTKLMLVGYQAQVLPAMFAGIALCYIEGFFNKRTPEVLKLVWVPFITLIVTGFLTILFIGPFARTLGEWLVAIFAFLFKTPGLKYVGALLFGSTYAPLVITGLHHTFIAVDLQLAAASGGTFIWPLIALSNMAQSGAVFATYFIYKKDKKQESVSLSSTVSACFGITEPALFGANLKYMYPFYAAITASALAAVISTGFNVLANGIGVGGIALAFLSIKFGGVHQLGFWLASIVAFGLAFVLTFVFSKNPKLNKGSLTN comes from the coding sequence ATGAATAAGTATCATGATGATGCCGTTAAGTTATTAAAACTTGTCGGTGGAAAAGAAAATGTCGTAGCAGTAACTCATTGTGCGACTAGAATGAGATTTTCTCTTGCGGATGAAAAAGAAGCAAATCCAAAAGAGATAGGACAGCTTGATTCTGTTAAAGGAACGTTTACTAATGCAGGACAGTTTCAAGTAATTGTTGGAAATGATGTTGGAGACTTTTATAAAGAATTTATAGATGTGTCAGGTATTCAGGCGGCTTCAAAAGAAGATGTAAAAAAAGCTGCAATGAAACAACAGCCATTATTACAAAGAATGGTTGCACATTTGGCAGAAATTTTTGTGCCGTTAATTCCAGCATTGGTAGCTGGAGGGCTTATGCTTGGTATTGGAAACTTTTTACAAGCTAATCTGCCATTCTTAGGTGGAAAATCGTTTAAAGATGTTTCAGAATTAGCGAGAGTTATTTTATTCTTTACAGATTGGATTGGTGGAGCTGTATTTGGAATGTTACCAGTATTAGTTTGCTGGTCTACAGTTAGAAAATTCAAGGGGAACGAAGCTCTTGGTATTGTGCTAGGATTGATGTTAGTGGCAGGAACTATGCTAAATGCTTATGTTTACGGTAATATTTCTTCAAGTAAGGAATTAGCGGGTGCAGGAGTTCACCTAAAAGATATTTTAATTAATGGTTCAGCTAAATATGCTCATTTATTTGGTGGAAAAGATCCGTTTAACGTTGAGGCAGGAAAGCATGTGTTAAATTTAGGATTTACAAAATTAATGTTAGTTGGATACCAGGCACAAGTATTGCCAGCAATGTTTGCAGGAATTGCATTATGTTATATTGAAGGTTTCTTTAATAAGAGAACACCAGAAGTATTAAAATTAGTGTGGGTTCCATTTATTACATTGATAGTTACAGGATTCTTAACAATTTTATTCATTGGACCATTTGCAAGAACATTGGGAGAATGGTTAGTTGCAATATTTGCATTCTTATTTAAGACACCGGGGTTAAAATATGTTGGAGCACTTTTATTTGGTTCAACTTATGCGCCACTAGTTATAACAGGACTACACCATACATTTATAGCAGTTGATTTACAATTGGCAGCAGCTTCAGGTGGAACATTTATCTGGCCATTGATTGCACTATCAAATATGGCACAATCAGGTGCGGTTTTTGCAACATACTTTATTTACAAAAAAGATAAAAAACAAGAATCAGTATCGTTATCTTCAACTGTATCAGCTTGTTTTGGGATTACAGAACCGGCATTATTTGGAGCAAACTTGAAATATATGTACCCATTCTACGCAGCAATAACAGCTTCAGCATTGGCAGCAGTTATTTCTACTGGATTTAATGTATTGGCAAATGGAATTGGAGTAGGAGGAATCGCATTAGCATTCTTATCAATTAAATTTGGAGGTGTTCATCAATTAGGATTCTGGTTAGCTTCAATAGTTGCCTTTGGATTGGCATTTGTATTAACGTTTGTATTCTCAAAAAATCCAAAGTTGAACAAAGGAAGTTTAACAAATTAA